ATCCTCAGTACCGTTTCACGCACCCCAGCAGGGTTGCTGTCCAACCGCGAAAAAGACACCCTGATTGAACGCGCCTTCACCGGGCTCTACCGCTGGTACACCGCCCGCAGTCAGGAAACCCGCAACTGGAACGCCGACAAAAGCTTTGACTGGCGCACCCTCAGAACCGACCTGCCCGCAGAAGTCACCACCGTGGTCCAGGGTTTCTTTGCCGTCGAGCAATACGCCCCCGATTACACCAGCGAACTCCTCAACCTCGTGCGCGCCTCCCA
This genomic window from Deinococcus roseus contains:
- a CDS encoding acyl-ACP desaturase, which produces MLSTVSRTPAGLLSNREKDTLIERAFTGLYRWYTARSQETRNWNADKSFDWRTLRTDLPAEVTTVVQGFFAVEQYAPDYTSELLNLVRASHGRSHFQMRWGSEEEKHADAWENALLFSRQRTPDWIREYKERLKTMQWELPFPDAIHNLVYTVFQERATQLNYLNLMKIAQGKSDKPHL